A window of Spirochaetaceae bacterium contains these coding sequences:
- a CDS encoding Gfo/Idh/MocA family oxidoreductase, translating to MGIAGLGRSGWGIHARLLERLPEHVRVAAVYDPLPERRKEAVQRFGCSAHADFAALIADSGVEVVVVAVPSHLHAEYSIAALRAGKHVVCEKPMATSVADAERMTAAAAESGKRLTVFQNYRYRGDVIKVREVAASGVLGRIVMVRIAHHGFARRWDWQTLQRFGGGSMNNTGPHVIDMGLLLFGAAEPEVTCVRDRVRTLGDADDHVLILLRAPGAPTVQIEITAACAYPQEQWLVMGTEGGLTGSGSALRWRYVKRGSLPERQLSTEPTPDRSYNRETVEWVEHSWASAEADGGPGEAGFYLDLHACIRAGGPLPVPPEQVLTQMRVMEECRRQAPLAPAE from the coding sequence GTGGGTATCGCAGGGCTCGGGCGCAGCGGATGGGGCATCCATGCGCGGTTGCTGGAGCGGCTGCCCGAGCACGTCCGGGTGGCCGCGGTGTACGATCCGCTGCCGGAGCGCCGTAAGGAGGCCGTTCAGCGGTTCGGCTGTTCCGCGCACGCGGACTTCGCGGCGCTGATTGCGGATTCCGGCGTCGAGGTGGTGGTGGTGGCGGTGCCGAGCCATCTGCACGCCGAGTACAGCATTGCCGCCCTGCGCGCCGGCAAGCACGTGGTGTGCGAAAAACCGATGGCCACCAGCGTGGCGGATGCGGAGCGGATGACCGCGGCGGCGGCGGAGAGCGGCAAGCGGCTCACCGTGTTCCAGAACTACCGCTATCGCGGCGATGTCATCAAGGTGCGCGAAGTTGCCGCGTCCGGGGTGCTCGGCAGGATCGTGATGGTGCGCATCGCCCACCACGGCTTCGCACGGCGCTGGGACTGGCAGACCCTGCAGCGCTTCGGCGGCGGTTCGATGAACAACACCGGGCCGCATGTGATCGACATGGGACTGCTGCTGTTCGGCGCTGCCGAGCCGGAGGTAACCTGCGTGCGCGACCGGGTGCGCACCCTCGGCGATGCCGACGACCACGTGTTGATCCTGCTGCGCGCGCCGGGCGCGCCGACCGTGCAGATCGAGATCACCGCCGCGTGCGCGTATCCGCAGGAGCAGTGGCTGGTGATGGGCACGGAGGGCGGTCTGACCGGCTCCGGCTCGGCGTTGCGCTGGCGCTATGTGAAGCGGGGATCGCTGCCGGAACGCCAGCTCAGCACCGAGCCGACCCCGGATCGCAGCTACAACCGGGAGACGGTGGAGTGGGTGGAACACTCCTGGGCGAGCGCGGAAGCGGACGGAGGGCCGGGCGAAGCCGGATTCTACCTCGATCTGCACGCCTGCATCCGCGCCGGGGGGCCGCTGCCGGTGCCGCCGGAGCAGGTGTTGACGCAGATGCGGGTGATGGAGGAGTGCCGGCGGCAGGCCCCGCTGGCGCCCGCCGAGTGA
- the pdxA gene encoding 4-hydroxythreonine-4-phosphate dehydrogenase PdxA, with protein sequence MKQVTEATAAGTGAARPPLVAITMGDPAGVGPEIAVKALADERVRRACRPLLVGSGEVFSAAARIVGSAARIVPFTDPGAARWGARFVNVAESEAARLAELPRGEVSAAAGAAGYHAIARAVQLARAGTAAATVTGPIHKEALNLAGYRFAGQTEIYAHLTGTRDYAMLLMAGALRVVHVSTHVSLREACERVTRRRVETVIRLAHEAGRRLGIAAPRIGVAGLNPHAGDGGLFGSEERTQIVPAIEAARAAGMVVEGPLPADTLFPKANGGYYDLVVAMYHDQGHIPLKVVGFTWDNGAGAWSAVDGVNVTLGIPVIRVSVDHGTAFDVAGTGRASEASMVQAILCAAQMARTAQGSSALTT encoded by the coding sequence GTGAAGCAGGTGACCGAAGCGACCGCGGCCGGGACCGGGGCGGCGCGGCCGCCGCTGGTGGCGATCACCATGGGCGATCCGGCGGGCGTCGGCCCCGAGATCGCGGTCAAGGCACTTGCGGACGAACGGGTGCGGCGGGCTTGCCGGCCACTGCTGGTGGGCTCGGGCGAGGTATTCTCCGCCGCCGCGCGCATCGTCGGCAGTGCCGCGCGCATCGTGCCGTTCACCGATCCCGGCGCCGCCCGGTGGGGAGCGCGGTTCGTGAACGTGGCGGAAAGCGAGGCGGCGCGGTTGGCGGAGCTGCCCCGTGGCGAGGTGTCGGCGGCAGCCGGCGCGGCCGGCTACCATGCGATCGCACGCGCCGTGCAGCTTGCGCGCGCGGGTACCGCCGCGGCCACGGTAACCGGGCCGATTCACAAGGAGGCGCTCAACCTCGCCGGCTACCGGTTCGCCGGCCAGACCGAGATCTACGCCCACCTCACCGGCACCCGCGACTACGCCATGCTGTTGATGGCCGGTGCCCTGCGCGTGGTGCACGTGTCCACCCACGTGTCGTTGCGCGAGGCGTGCGAGCGCGTCACCCGGCGGCGCGTCGAGACGGTGATCCGCCTGGCGCACGAGGCCGGCCGCCGGCTCGGTATCGCGGCGCCGCGCATCGGGGTGGCGGGCCTCAACCCGCACGCCGGCGACGGCGGCCTGTTCGGCAGCGAAGAGCGCACGCAGATCGTGCCGGCCATCGAAGCGGCGCGCGCCGCCGGCATGGTGGTGGAGGGGCCGCTGCCGGCTGATACCCTGTTTCCGAAGGCCAACGGCGGCTACTACGACCTCGTGGTGGCGATGTACCACGACCAGGGGCACATCCCGCTCAAGGTGGTGGGCTTCACCTGGGACAACGGCGCCGGCGCCTGGAGCGCGGTGGACGGCGTCAACGTAACGCTCGGCATTCCGGTGATCCGCGTCTCGGTCGACCACGGCACCGCCTTCGACGTCGCCGGCACCGGGCGGGCGTCGGAGGCCAGCATGGTCCAGGCGATCCTGTGCGCGGCGCAGATGGCCCGCACGGCACAGGGATCCAGTGCCCTCACCACCTGA
- a CDS encoding pyridoxal phosphate-dependent aminotransferase yields MLPAPVLQRFGQSARLAQVQPPVIPIIHALIREHPDTITLGQGVVYYGPPPQTEAALRGFWDAPANHRYGAVWGIPPLREALAAKLEAENGIRIGDDRQLVVTAGGNMAFVNALLAIADAGDEIILVSPYYFNHEMAVAMANCTPVAVRSDNAYQLDVRAIAEAITDRTRAVVTISPNNPTGAVYPRDDLRAVNGLCAGRGIYHVHDEAYEYFTYGGHAHFSPGSLPGAEQHTISLFSLSKSYGFASWRIGYMTIPPALYDAVAKIQDTVLICPPLVSQAAALGALQAGRGYCMERREQIEQVRATALRTLAELGDRCEPVRADGAFYVLLRLRHPGDPMALVRRLVTEHRVAVLPGTAFGLAGCSLRIGYGALTPQDAGEGMERLVTGILALT; encoded by the coding sequence ATGCTCCCTGCTCCTGTTCTGCAACGGTTCGGCCAGTCGGCGCGGCTGGCCCAGGTTCAACCGCCGGTGATCCCGATCATTCACGCCTTGATCCGGGAGCACCCTGACACCATCACCCTGGGACAGGGGGTGGTGTACTACGGTCCGCCTCCGCAGACCGAGGCGGCGCTGCGCGGCTTCTGGGACGCGCCGGCCAACCACCGCTACGGCGCGGTGTGGGGCATTCCGCCTCTGCGCGAGGCGCTGGCCGCCAAGCTGGAGGCCGAAAACGGCATCCGCATCGGCGACGACCGGCAACTGGTGGTGACGGCCGGCGGCAACATGGCGTTCGTCAACGCGCTGCTCGCCATCGCCGACGCCGGCGACGAAATCATCCTGGTCAGCCCCTACTACTTCAACCACGAGATGGCGGTGGCGATGGCCAACTGCACACCGGTGGCGGTGAGGTCCGATAACGCCTACCAGCTCGACGTGCGCGCCATCGCTGAAGCCATCACCGACCGCACCCGCGCGGTGGTGACCATCTCGCCCAACAATCCAACCGGGGCGGTGTACCCGCGCGACGACCTCCGCGCCGTGAACGGGCTGTGCGCCGGGCGCGGCATCTACCACGTCCACGACGAGGCGTACGAGTACTTCACTTACGGCGGGCACGCCCATTTCTCGCCCGGCTCGCTGCCCGGTGCGGAACAGCACACGATCTCGCTGTTCTCGCTGTCGAAGAGCTATGGCTTCGCGAGCTGGCGCATCGGCTACATGACCATCCCGCCGGCATTGTACGACGCGGTGGCCAAGATCCAGGACACGGTGCTGATCTGCCCGCCGCTGGTCAGCCAGGCGGCGGCACTGGGCGCCCTGCAGGCGGGGCGCGGCTACTGCATGGAGCGGCGCGAGCAGATCGAGCAGGTGCGCGCGACCGCGCTGCGGACGCTCGCCGAACTGGGCGACCGCTGCGAGCCGGTGCGCGCCGACGGAGCGTTTTACGTGCTGCTGCGCCTGCGCCATCCCGGCGACCCGATGGCGCTGGTACGCCGGCTGGTGACCGAGCACCGGGTCGCGGTGCTGCCGGGTACCGCCTTCGGGCTGGCGGGCTGCTCCCTGCGCATCGGCTACGGCGCCCTGACGCCGCAAGACGCGGGGGAGGGAATGGAGCGCCTGGTGACGGGCATTCTGGCGCTTACCTGA